In Solidesulfovibrio sp., the following proteins share a genomic window:
- a CDS encoding DUF1269 domain-containing protein, with product MSDLIVVGYDDAFKAEEVRLKLLKMQKEYLVDLEDAVVAVKDKDGKIKLHQMYHLAASGAVGGGFWGALIGLIFLMPVLGAVVGAASGAAAGALTDVGIDDDFMKKLAETLTPGSSALFVLIRKMTEDKVLDELKGTGGKVLQTSLSHDDETKLKEALAVAGAAS from the coding sequence ATGAGCGATCTGATCGTCGTCGGCTATGATGATGCATTCAAGGCCGAGGAAGTGCGCCTCAAACTGCTCAAGATGCAAAAGGAATACCTGGTCGACCTGGAAGACGCCGTGGTCGCCGTCAAGGACAAGGACGGCAAGATCAAGCTGCACCAGATGTACCACCTGGCCGCATCCGGGGCCGTGGGCGGCGGCTTCTGGGGGGCGCTGATCGGGCTCATCTTCCTGATGCCGGTGCTCGGCGCGGTGGTCGGCGCGGCCTCGGGCGCGGCCGCCGGGGCGCTGACCGACGTCGGCATCGACGACGATTTCATGAAGAAGCTGGCCGAGACCCTGACGCCGGGTTCCTCGGCCCTGTTCGTGCTCATCCGCAAGATGACCGAGGACAAGGTCCTGGACGAACTCAAGGGCACGGGCGGCAAGGTGCTCCAGACCTCCCTGTCCCACGACGACGAAACCAAGCTCAAGGAAGCCCTGGCCGTCGCCGGCGCCGCTTCCTGA
- the greA gene encoding transcription elongation factor GreA translates to MDSIPITIEGFRKLERELERLKKERPEVIQAIKEAREEGDLRENAGYEAARERQGMLEARINFIESRMPRFNVIDLATLDGDQVIFGATVEIEDVDTGDLKKYTLLGPDEAEPSKGTISILSPVGQALLGKREGDEIVVDAPRGKINYEIVSITFNGAANRG, encoded by the coding sequence ATGGACAGCATTCCCATTACCATTGAGGGCTTCAGAAAACTCGAGCGCGAGCTGGAGCGTCTGAAAAAAGAGCGGCCCGAAGTCATCCAGGCCATCAAGGAAGCCCGCGAAGAGGGCGACCTGCGTGAAAACGCCGGCTATGAGGCCGCCCGCGAACGGCAAGGCATGCTCGAGGCCCGCATCAACTTCATCGAATCGCGCATGCCGCGCTTCAACGTCATCGACCTGGCCACCCTCGACGGCGACCAGGTCATCTTCGGCGCCACCGTGGAAATCGAGGACGTGGACACCGGCGACCTGAAGAAATACACCCTGCTCGGCCCGGACGAGGCCGAACCCAGCAAGGGCACCATTTCCATCCTCTCGCCCGTGGGGCAGGCCCTGCTCGGCAAGCGCGAGGGCGACGAGATCGTGGTGGATGCCCCGCGCGGCAAGATCAACTACGAAATCGTCTCCATCACCTTCAACGGCGCCGCCAACCGGGGCTGA
- a CDS encoding FeoA domain-containing protein, with amino-acid sequence MVTSMRQLAVNQKGCIRSVTASGELGRRIRDMGLVPGTQLMVVGRAPLADPVAVRMKGFTLSLRNCEADFISVEAL; translated from the coding sequence ATGGTCACGTCGATGCGGCAACTGGCCGTCAATCAGAAAGGGTGTATTCGGTCGGTCACGGCGAGCGGGGAACTGGGTCGCCGCATCCGGGACATGGGCCTTGTGCCCGGTACGCAACTCATGGTCGTCGGCCGGGCGCCGCTGGCCGACCCGGTGGCCGTGCGCATGAAGGGATTTACTTTGTCCCTGCGCAACTGCGAAGCCGATTTCATTTCCGTGGAGGCCCTCTAG
- a CDS encoding NADH:flavin oxidoreductase, which yields MKTLFDTVSVKGVAFPNRLLRSATWERLADPQGAITPELERWDARQIAGGIGGFIVSATYLSPDARAIPGQIGLCGPQHLPGHRRLIAAGRAAGVAMLLQLAHAGRDGALLAVGEPSTAQLDALPALFANGARLAREAGYDGAQIHSAHGYFLSQFLHPGRNRRTDAYGGSPAGRRKLLLDIQAAMRAAAGEDFLLSVKLDCRDLDGSPGVFEACLEAAQALDAAGIDLVEISGLGGNKGLCDGPGQAESVFAPEAAAVAAAIRAPVALVGANRSPEVMERIVNETAIAFFSLSRPLLCEPELPRRWREGDRSPSRCVSCGGCYDAAGNRCLFAEA from the coding sequence ATGAAGACGCTTTTCGATACCGTGTCCGTCAAGGGCGTGGCCTTTCCCAACCGGCTGCTGCGCTCGGCCACCTGGGAACGGCTGGCCGACCCGCAGGGTGCCATCACCCCCGAACTGGAACGCTGGGACGCGCGGCAGATCGCCGGCGGCATCGGCGGGTTTATCGTCAGCGCGACGTACTTGAGCCCCGACGCCAGGGCCATCCCCGGCCAGATCGGGCTGTGCGGCCCGCAGCACCTGCCTGGCCACCGCCGGCTCATCGCCGCCGGCCGGGCCGCCGGCGTGGCCATGCTGCTGCAACTGGCCCATGCCGGCCGCGACGGCGCCCTGCTGGCCGTGGGCGAGCCGAGCACGGCACAGCTGGACGCCTTGCCGGCGCTTTTCGCCAACGGCGCCCGCCTGGCCCGGGAGGCGGGGTACGACGGGGCCCAGATCCACAGCGCCCACGGCTATTTTCTCAGCCAATTCCTGCATCCCGGGCGCAACCGCCGCACCGACGCCTACGGCGGCTCGCCAGCGGGGCGGCGCAAGCTGCTCCTGGACATCCAGGCGGCCATGCGGGCCGCCGCGGGCGAGGATTTCCTGCTTTCCGTCAAGCTCGACTGCCGGGACCTGGACGGCAGTCCGGGCGTCTTCGAAGCCTGTCTGGAGGCGGCGCAAGCCCTGGATGCCGCCGGGATCGACCTGGTGGAGATAAGCGGTCTTGGCGGCAACAAGGGGCTTTGCGACGGCCCGGGGCAGGCCGAATCGGTCTTCGCCCCCGAGGCCGCGGCCGTGGCGGCGGCCATCCGCGCCCCGGTGGCCCTGGTCGGGGCCAACCGGTCGCCCGAAGTCATGGAGCGCATCGTCAACGAAACGGCGATCGCCTTTTTTTCCCTGTCCCGGCCGCTTCTGTGCGAGCCCGAACTGCCCCGGCGCTGGCGCGAAGGGGACCGGTCGCCCAGCCGGTGCGTGTCCTGCGGCGGCTGCTACGACGCGGCCGGCAACCGTTGCCTGTTCGCCGAGGCCTGA
- a CDS encoding ATP-binding protein — translation MPQADIPTERLHRFRELLGLSEFQANPLARYAASLGAAPEDFAARIQAFVREMPQLRIVQESLPDPAKLRRNWEEWFSGLFEKGLGETLLTRLWRSGQAHVAHNVDHRLVSTAYALARLHLHEKAAAVLPAAALPEALRDIDAVVDFSLLVETDAYVTFATRCELEVVQGIAHQVRNPIAVIAGQARRLLRRHGQVAEVADAARVLLEEAARLETLARSVSRYMDASSREPARAATPLAAVLDGVLARLAALPGRQATAFSADIAPPDMTLALAPSDLDALLAALLDNAFRYAAPGDPRVSLTGRESPGRPGFATLSIDNTGQTLAAEDLTRIFSPFHSSDPMGTGMGLATAKTIARKYSGAIAMSLIDHGTRCVVSLPLATAAAVAAPA, via the coding sequence ATGCCCCAAGCCGACATCCCCACCGAACGCCTGCACCGCTTCCGGGAACTGCTCGGCCTGTCCGAGTTCCAGGCCAATCCCCTGGCCCGCTACGCCGCGAGCCTCGGCGCCGCCCCCGAGGATTTCGCCGCCCGCATCCAGGCCTTCGTGCGGGAGATGCCGCAACTGCGCATCGTCCAGGAAAGCCTGCCCGACCCGGCCAAGCTGCGGCGCAACTGGGAGGAGTGGTTCTCGGGGCTTTTCGAGAAGGGCCTGGGCGAAACGCTCCTGACCCGGCTGTGGCGTAGCGGCCAGGCCCACGTGGCCCACAACGTGGACCACCGGCTCGTCAGCACCGCCTACGCCCTGGCCAGGCTCCACCTGCACGAAAAGGCCGCGGCCGTGCTGCCCGCCGCCGCCCTGCCCGAAGCCCTGCGGGACATCGACGCCGTGGTCGACTTCAGCCTGCTCGTGGAAACCGACGCCTACGTGACCTTCGCCACGCGTTGCGAACTGGAGGTGGTCCAGGGCATCGCCCACCAGGTGCGAAACCCCATCGCGGTCATCGCCGGCCAGGCCAGGCGCCTGCTGCGGCGCCACGGCCAGGTCGCCGAGGTGGCCGACGCGGCCCGGGTGCTGCTCGAGGAGGCGGCCCGGCTCGAAACCCTGGCCCGGTCCGTGTCCCGCTACATGGACGCCTCCTCGCGCGAACCGGCCCGGGCGGCGACCCCCCTGGCGGCCGTGCTCGACGGCGTCCTCGCGCGGCTCGCCGCCCTGCCCGGCCGCCAGGCCACGGCCTTTTCGGCGGACATCGCCCCGCCCGACATGACACTCGCGCTCGCGCCCTCGGACCTCGACGCCCTGCTGGCGGCGCTGTTGGACAACGCCTTCCGCTACGCCGCCCCGGGCGATCCCCGGGTCAGCCTCACCGGCCGCGAAAGCCCGGGCCGGCCGGGCTTCGCCACGCTGTCCATCGACAACACCGGCCAGACCCTGGCGGCCGAGGACCTCACCCGCATCTTCAGCCCCTTCCACTCCTCGGACCCCATGGGCACCGGCATGGGCCTGGCCACGGCCAAGACCATCGCCCGCAAGTATTCCGGGGCCATCGCCATGAGCCTGATCGACCACGGCACGCGGTGCGTGGTCAGCCTGCCCCTGGCCACGGCCGCGGCCGTGGCGGCGCCCGCCTGA
- a CDS encoding nucleoside 2-deoxyribosyltransferase, whose protein sequence is MRVYLAGPLFTLAERRFMAHLRDRVGALPGVAALWPGDLFVDDDLAAMGPAAKEHIFRGCLAGLGGCGLVLAVLDGPQVDDGTAWEIGYAHARGLPVWGLRTDFRSAGDTVHSLVNCMIECSCLNIFNDIEVLIDRLAAFPAPGPPGKTI, encoded by the coding sequence ATGCGCGTCTATCTCGCCGGACCGCTTTTTACCTTGGCCGAGCGCCGGTTCATGGCCCATCTGCGCGACCGGGTCGGCGCGCTGCCGGGGGTGGCCGCCCTGTGGCCCGGGGACTTGTTCGTGGATGACGACCTGGCGGCCATGGGGCCGGCGGCCAAGGAGCACATCTTTCGCGGCTGTCTGGCCGGCCTTGGCGGCTGCGGCCTGGTGCTGGCCGTGCTGGACGGGCCGCAGGTGGACGACGGCACGGCCTGGGAGATCGGCTACGCCCACGCCAGGGGACTGCCGGTGTGGGGGTTGCGCACGGATTTCCGCAGCGCCGGCGATACGGTCCATTCCCTGGTCAATTGCATGATCGAGTGTTCGTGTTTGAATATATTCAATGATATTGAAGTGTTGATTGATAGGCTCGCCGCCTTTCCCGCCCCCGGCCCGCCGGGAAAAACGATCTGA